Proteins encoded together in one Benincasa hispida cultivar B227 chromosome 1, ASM972705v1, whole genome shotgun sequence window:
- the LOC120079695 gene encoding uncharacterized protein LOC120079695 encodes MTTTRFEIEKFDGKTDFELWKAKIKAVLGQQKALLAITDLTKYPKTFTDVEKEIIEVNAYGTIVLNVTDNVLRQIVDRQTAFDLWNKLNEIYLNKDLLNKAFSRKRFFTYKMDYAKSLTENLNEFKRLSLEFRSIGDNIGEENEVFILLNSLPDSFKDVKATMKYGRKRSPQKQLFQQ; translated from the coding sequence ATGACTACAACTAGgtttgaaattgaaaagtttGATGGAAAGACAGATTTTGAATTGTGGAAAGCTAAGATCAAGGCAGTATTGGGACAACAAAAGGCACTTCTGGCCATCACAGACCTAACAAAGTACCCTAAAACATTCACAGATgtagaaaaagagataatagaGGTAAATGCCTATGGAACTATTGTTTTAAATGTTACAGATAATGTTTTAAGGCAAATAGTTGACCGGCAAACTGCTTTTGATCTTTGGAACaaattaaatgagatttatctCAACAAAGATCTTCTTAATAAAGCTTTCTCGAGGAAAAGATTTTTCACATATAAAATGGATTATGCAAAATCCCTCActgaaaatttgaatgaattcAAGAGACTGTCATTAGAATTCAGATCAATAGGAGACAACATTGGGGAAGAAAATGAGGTCTTTATCCTACTAAactccttaccagactcgtttaaAGATGTTAAAGCAACAATGAAGTATGGTAGAAAAAGATCACCACAGAAGCAATTATTTCAACAGTAA